Within the Longimicrobium sp. genome, the region GCTTTTCCAGCAGAATGCCGATCGTCACAGGGATAGTTCTACGTCGTCGTTCCACTCGCCGAGCACCTGCCGGCGCTCGGCCTCGGCCATCATCGGCAGCTCGTGCACCCGGGCCGCGTCGTCGCGCGCCATCGCCGCGAGCACGTTGTGCAGGTAGCCCGCGATGCGCTCCGCCGTCTCGCGCTCGAACAGCGAGGTGGCGTACTCCACCGCGCCCGTGATCCGGCCGCCGGCTTCACCGAGCGCGAGCATCAGGTCGAACTTGGCCGTCCCCTGTGGCTCCGGTCCCGACGCCGGACCCGATGGCGATTCCGTCCCCGATGCCAGCTCCAGCGCCGACGAGAGCGGACCCTGCGCCAGCCCGGGCAGCTCCAGCTCTCCCCTCGGCGCGTTCTGCCAGACGAACATCACCTGGAACAGGGGGCTGTGCGCCAAGCTCCGCGCCGGCTGCACCAGCTCCACCACCTGCTCGAAGGGGATGTCCTGGTTGGCCTGCGCCTCCAGCGCCCGCTGCTTCACCCGCCCCAGCAGGCCGGAGACGGACGGCGAGCCGCCGAGCCCGATCCGCAGCGCCAGCGTGTTGACGAAGAAGCCGATCAGCCCCTCGATCTCGCGGCGGCCGCGATTCGCCGAGGGCGTCCCGACCACCACGTCCTCCTGCCCCGACAGCCGGCCCAGCACCGCCGCCCACCCGGCCAGCAGCGTCATGAACAGCGTGGTCCCGTGGCGCTGCGAGAGCGCCCGGAGCCCCGCGGAAAGCTCCTCGCCCAGGTCGATCCCCACGATGGCCCCGGCGTAGTCCTGCCGCGCCGGACGCGGGCGGTCGGTGGGGAGCTCCAGCAGCTCCGGCGCGCCGGAGAGCGCCGCTTTCCAGTACTCCGCCTGCTCCCGCAGCACGTCGCCATCCACCCACTTCCGCTGCCAGGCCGCGTAGTCGGCGTACTGCACCGGCAACTCCGGCAGCGGCGACGCCTCGCCGCGCGCGAACGCCTGGGAGAGCGTGCCCAGCTCCCGCGCCAGCACCCCCATGCTCCAGCCGTCGCTGACGATGTGGTGCATCACCAGCAGCAGCACGTGATCGTCCTGGCCCAGGCGCAGCAGGTGGGCGCGCAGCAGCGGCCCCCGGCGCAGGTCGAAGAGGCGCTGCGCCTCTTCCCAGGCGAGCCGGCGGGCCTCGGCCTCGCGCTGCGCGGGCGCCAGGCGCGACAGGTCGGTCACCTCCAGCCGCGCCGCGCCCGCGGGGTGCACCACCTGGAAGGGCACGCCCTCAGTCTCGCCGAAGGTGGTGCGCAGCGTCTCGTGCCTGCGCACCACCTCGCCCAGCGCGCGCTCCAGCACGCGCGGGTCCACCGGCCCGCGCAGCCGCAGCGCGTCCGGCATGTGGTAGGCGGTGCTCCCCGGCTCCAGCTGGTCGATGAACCAGAGCCGCTGCTGCGCGAAGGAGAGCGGCAGCGGCGAGCCGTCGCGCGGGAGCGGCACCAGCGGCGGGGCCCCGGCGCCGCCGGGCGTCTCCGCCACGAGCGCCTCCACCCGGCCCGCCAGCTCGGCCAGCGTCGGCGCCTCGAACACCGCCCGCAGCGGCAGCTCGGCGCGGAACGCCTCCCGCACCCGCGAAACCAGCTGCGTGGCGAGCAGGGAGTGCCCGCCCAGGTCGAAGAAGTTGTCCTCGCCGCCGACGCGCTCCACTCCCAGCACCTCCGCCCAGATCCCCGCCATCCGCTCCTCGGCCGGCGTGCGCGGCGCCACGTACGTCCCCCCGCGCGAGCCCGGCGTGTCGGGCGCGGGGAGGGCAGCACGGTCCACCTTGCCGTTGGGGGTGACGGGGAGTGCCTCCAGCACCACGAAGGCGCTCGGCACCATGTACTCCGGCAGCCGGGCGCGGGCAGCCTCGCGAAGAGCGGGGACGAGCGCGCGCATGCGGCGGCCCCACTGCGGGTCGTTGGCGTACGCCTCCCAGGGCTGCGCCTCGTCCGGCTGCGCCGGGAAGGACGAGACCCCGCCGGCCGGATGGAAGAGCACGTCCAGCGTGCCGGACGCGCCGGGGCGCACCTCGATGCCCCGCGCCAGCTCGCCGGCCAGCGCGAACAGCGCCTCGGGGGCGATTCCGCCTGCGTCCGCGGCCGCGAGCGCGCGCACGGCCGCCGCGTAGGCCGCTTCACCGCCGGCCGATACCAGCTCGTACGCGCGGACGTGCTCGCGGACCCGCGCGTCGGGCACGCCACGGACGAGCAGCGCCGACGCGCTCCCCTCCGCCAGCGCCCGCAGGCCGTCCGCGTCCTCCCCGCTCCACTCCCGGACCACGGGTACCGTGGCGGCGGCGGCCACGTCCAGGTGCAGCACGACGTCGTAGCGGAAGCGTGAGACCTCGTTGTCGTACTCACCCCGCTTCACCTGCACCTCGACGCGGCCGAGGCGGGGGATGCGCACACGGAGCGCCTCGAAGAGCGCCGGATCGAGCAGCAGCTCCTGCTCCTCCGCCATCCCGCGCCGCACCCGGTCCAGCAGGCGCGCGGCGGGGAGGTCGCCCGGCGCCCGGGCGAGCTCCACCGAGGCGTGGAAGGCACCCGCCAGCGGCAGGCTGCGCACGTCGCCCACGAAGATCCGCCCGCCCGGCCGCAGCGCCGCCGCAGCGCCCTCCAGCACCCGCAGCAGGTAGTCCACGTCCGGGAAGTACTGGGCGACGGAGTTGAGGACGACGGTGTCGAACTCCGCTCCGGCGAACTCCGCCAGCTCGTCCGCCTCACCCTCCGAAAGCGTTACCTGCGGCAGCACCGCGGCATGCCGACGCACGTGCTCCAGCGCCACCCCTGAGAAGTCGGTCCCGTGGTAGGCCCGCGTGTGCGGCGCCACGCGGAAGAGCAGCAGCCCCGTGCCGCAGCCGACCTCCAGCACCCGCTCCGGACGCAGCGCCAGGATGCGCTCCGCCGTGTGCTCCACCCACGCGCGCATCTCCTCGCGCGGGATCGGCTCGCCCGTGTAGCTGCTGTTCCACCCCTTCAGCTGCAGGGTCGGGTCTTCTTC harbors:
- a CDS encoding amino acid adenylation domain-containing protein, with product AYAHQELPFERLVEEVAPERGLSHTPLFQVMFQLQNADAGAGPAIAGVRPAGAGAGPATTGARLEPFGGEIRTVRFDLELDLQEMGEELVGSLRFRTDLFDAATMERFAAQYRVVLAAAAASPEERLSRLAILPPEEARTLLAYGSGPAREHAGGVPVHRLFAAQAARAPEAPAVLFAGESLTYAELDARAERLARRLRGRAVPGATIAVCLERGPEAVAALLAIWKMGGVYLPLDPSHPAERLSFFLRDSGAKLVVSDLALAGALLEQADVLLLDPSAEGDLPRGALEPGSGGGLGDLAYLIYTSGSTGTPKAVMVEHAQLTHTLHASLGTLGFAPGDVVAALASTAFDISLLELVTPLLAGAGVRVVPQALVQDPEELVDALADVTVLHAVPALMRQVVEVVRGGRMLPSLRLLLVGGDTVPPGLLEDMRELFPAARTRVLYGPTEGTIICATYAVPGEGAVAGHPLGRPLPGVRLAVRGPRGELAPVGVPGEVWISGDGVARGYLGRPELNAEKFVGAGTERAYRTGDRARWRADGVLEFLGRADEQVKVRGFRIEPGEVEAVLRGQPGVREAVVLAREDAPGDRRLVAYVVPGADGFETAAGREQVSEWETLFDDTYAQEEGEEDPTLQLKGWNSSYTGEPIPREEMRAWVEHTAERILALRPERVLEVGCGTGLLLFRVAPHTRAYHGTDFSGVALEHVRRHAAVLPQVTLSEGEADELAEFAGAEFDTVVLNSVAQYFPDVDYLLRVLEGAAAALRPGGRIFVGDVRSLPLAGAFHASVELARAPGDLPAARLLDRVRRGMAEEQELLLDPALFEALRVRIPRLGRVEVQVKRGEYDNEVSRFRYDVVLHLDVAAAATVPVVREWSGEDADGLRALAEGSASALLVRGVPDARVREHVRAYELVSAGGEAAYAAAVRALAAADAGGIAPEALFALAGELARGIEVRPGASGTLDVLFHPAGGVSSFPAQPDEAQPWEAYANDPQWGRRMRALVPALREAARARLPEYMVPSAFVVLEALPVTPNGKVDRAALPAPDTPGSRGGTYVAPRTPAEERMAGIWAEVLGVERVGGEDNFFDLGGHSLLATQLVSRVREAFRAELPLRAVFEAPTLAELAGRVEALVAETPGGAGAPPLVPLPRDGSPLPLSFAQQRLWFIDQLEPGSTAYHMPDALRLRGPVDPRVLERALGEVVRRHETLRTTFGETEGVPFQVVHPAGAARLEVTDLSRLAPAQREAEARRLAWEEAQRLFDLRRGPLLRAHLLRLGQDDHVLLLVMHHIVSDGWSMGVLARELGTLSQAFARGEASPLPELPVQYADYAAWQRKWVDGDVLREQAEYWKAALSGAPELLELPTDRPRPARQDYAGAIVGIDLGEELSAGLRALSQRHGTTLFMTLLAGWAAVLGRLSGQEDVVVGTPSANRGRREIEGLIGFFVNTLALRIGLGGSPSVSGLLGRVKQRALEAQANQDIPFEQVVELVQPARSLAHSPLFQVMFVWQNAPRGELELPGLAQGPLSSALELASGTESPSGPASGPEPQGTAKFDLMLALGEAGGRITGAVEYATSLFERETAERIAGYLHNVLAAMARDDAARVHELPMMAEAERRQVLGEWNDDVELSL